A section of the Lathamus discolor isolate bLatDis1 chromosome 6, bLatDis1.hap1, whole genome shotgun sequence genome encodes:
- the ANKRD9 gene encoding ankyrin repeat domain-containing protein 9 — protein sequence MPWSVRWVGGRGAQSQKQCKKSSFAFYQAVRDLLPVWFLEDMRTMEVFHWEDGGKVSVYSPSEALLYALVHDHQPYARHLLTKFPESALAVPSQSFSCCQSSAPHLAMAVRYNRVRVLFRILKAIQAFPPSDRASHLDRRGCSRVEGGKTALHVACELVRPECLLLLLGHGASPCLQDSAGNTPLDTLLQQISHAPAANMRAKLLCLDCLFFFVPQDLQFTMKQQLLDNRQRWQDLLGVSRFQCLVGLAPPSLFVGAMRVLIRTISPEHFPEALDNLPLPHFLKPLDLKLES from the coding sequence ATGCCCTGGAGCGTCCGGTGGGTCGGCGGCCGCGGGGCCCAGTCCCAGAAGCAGTGCAAGAAATCCTCCTTCGCCTTCTACCAGGCGGTGAGGGACCTGCTGCCTGTCTGGTTCCTGGAGGACATGCGGACCATGGAGGTCTTCCACTGGGAGGACGGGGGCAAGGTGAGTGTATACTCGCCCTCGGAGGCCCTGCTCTATGCACTGGTGCACGACCACCAGCCCTATGCCCGGCACCTCCTGACTAAGTTCCCCGAGAGTGCGCTGGCCGTGCCCAGTCAAAGCTTCAGCTGCTGTCAGTCCTCGGCCCCGCACCTGGCCATGGCTGTCCGCTACAACCGGGTCCGGGTCCTCTTCCGAATCCTCAAGGCCATCCAGGCCTTCCCACCGAGCGACAGAGCCAGCCACCTGGACCGCAGGGGCTGCAGCCGTGTGGAGGGTGGCAAGACAGCCTTGCACGTGGCCTGCGAACTGGTGCGACCCGagtgcctgctcctgctgcttggGCACGGTGCGTCACCCTGCCTGCAGGACAGTGCCGGGAATACCCCCCTGGACACCTTGCTGCAGCAGATCTCCCACGCGCCGGCAGCCAACATGCGTGCCAAGCTCCTCTGCCTCGACTGCCTCTTCTTCTTCGTGCCTCAGGACCTCCAGTTCACAATGAAACAGCAACTGTTGGACAACCGGCAGCGGTGGCAGGACCTCCTGGGGGTGAGCAGGTTCCAGTGCCTGGTGGGCTTAGCTCCCCCGTCGCTGTTTGTCGGAGCCATGCGTGTCTTGATCAGGACCATCTCACCTGAGCATTTCCCAGAGGCTCTGGACAATCTGCCTCTGCCTCATTTTCTAAAGCCGTTGGACTTGAAACTGGAGAGCTAG